From the Methanobrevibacter sp. genome, the window AATGTATATGAACCATCAATAGGGACTAAATTTCCAGTTAATACTAAAACACTTGCTTCAAACACTGTGAAGACAATAGACAATACTTTTTGAGTAGCTTGGAAATGAGATTTATCTTTATGGGATGATAGATCCAAATCCAAAAGATTTGAACCAACTAATAATTGCAAAACAATAGAAGCGGTAACGATTGGACCAATTCCTAAAGTTAAAATTGAACCAAAACTTCCGGCCATAACAGCTCTTAATTGAGCAAAACTATCAATAGCTCCTGGAGCTAATCCGTATAATGGAATTTGAGTTAAGAAAAAATATAATACTAAAATAAGAGCAGTCCATTTAAGTTTTTCATTAAAGTCTTCTCTGTGAACAGGAGATTTGACTTCAGGAATAAACTTAAATATTGGCTCCAATACTTCTAATGATGACATTTTATCCCCTTAATTAAAGGAAAAAAGCTATAATATTATAGCTTCTCCTCCTAATTCTTCAATTTTTTCAATAGCAGATGCAGAGAATTGAGGTGCTGAAATTTTATAAGCTTTAGTAATTTTACCTTTAGCTAAAACTTTATCATAACCTAATTCAGTTACATCAATAACAATAGCATCTCCATCTTTGGATGCTTTACCTTGTTCAATTAATTTGTCAGCTTGTTCTTCTAAGTAATTTAAATTAACAGCATTGACTTTTTTAATCATTTTTTGAGGTCTTTTGAAACCATGTTTACCGAAGTGGTCAGGATCGTGGATTACAGTCCAGGTCCAGTGTTGTTTACCCATACCTGCTTTACCTTTTCCACCTTTGTTACCTGCACCTCTACGTTTTTTAGTACAGCCTCCACCGTTGGATCTAGAACCTCTTTGTTTATTAATTTTACGTTTTGTTCTAATCATAATATACACCTGAGTTTAAAGCATTCTTTTTGCAAGATCTTTAATTTCTTCTCCCCTGTAACCTAAAGATCCACCTTCTTTAACAGATAAACGGATATCTTCGTAACCTTTTCTTGGAGGGTGTAAACGGAATACAGGTTTAATACCTACATCAGCTAATTTAACTTTAGATTCAACTAAAGCTTTAGCTAATTCTTCAATATTGTTATAATCAGAATTTTCAGCAACATACTCATCAGTAACTTTTACATTACCAGGGAGTCTTCCTCTTTTAGCAATCATAGCTGCAACGAATTCAGCATCGATTTCACCCCAAGTGATGTAATCCTTAGCTTTTTGAAGCATACCTTCGTAACTAGGATTTTCTTCTACTAATACTGCATGGCTAATTCTGTTAAGTCTTAACATATCTAAGGTGTCTGCAATATTTTTAATGACACCAGTAGTTCCTCTAACTCTAATAACTAAAAACATACTATCACCAATTAGTAGTTAACTCCCATTTTTTTGAGATCTTCTTCACTTGCTTT encodes:
- a CDS encoding uL15m family ribosomal protein — translated: MIRTKRKINKQRGSRSNGGGCTKKRRGAGNKGGKGKAGMGKQHWTWTVIHDPDHFGKHGFKRPQKMIKKVNAVNLNYLEEQADKLIEQGKASKDGDAIVIDVTELGYDKVLAKGKITKAYKISAPQFSASAIEKIEELGGEAIIL
- a CDS encoding 50S ribosomal protein L30, yielding MFLVIRVRGTTGVIKNIADTLDMLRLNRISHAVLVEENPSYEGMLQKAKDYITWGEIDAEFVAAMIAKRGRLPGNVKVTDEYVAENSDYNNIEELAKALVESKVKLADVGIKPVFRLHPPRKGYEDIRLSVKEGGSLGYRGEEIKDLAKRML